One window of the Anopheles cruzii chromosome 2, idAnoCruzAS_RS32_06, whole genome shotgun sequence genome contains the following:
- the LOC128277746 gene encoding larval/pupal cuticle protein H1C-like, with protein sequence MFRLVVLSAVLAVAAAAPGATLVHSAPLAYSVAAPAVLAHKEISYEKSIVEEPTLAHVGTVEKSIPTGYSHQSFTQYHNKQVAEPVFAQAVKKTVVSTPVEKTTYVQAAAPVVHTPTVYAAHAPAHYAYAAPAHYAYAAPAKTYVHAAAPAHISYEAAAPVSYVAAAPLAKAAYVSSYPSVYGAPAVYANEWH encoded by the coding sequence ATGTTCCGATTGGTGGTGTTGTCCGCTGTTctcgccgttgccgctgccgccccGGGAGCCACGCTGGTCCACTCGGCCCCGCTGGCGTACTCCGTTGCTGCCCCGGCCGTCCTGGCCCACAAGGAGATCTCGTACGAGAAGAGCATCGTCGAGGAGCCGACGTTGGCCCACGTTGGCACGGTCGAGAAGTCCATCCCGACCGGGTACTCGCACCAGAGCTTCACCCAGTACCACAACAAGCAGGTCGCTGAGCCCGTCTTTGCCCAGGCCGTGAAGAAGACCGTCGTTTCGACCCCGGTCGAGAAGACAACCTACGTCCAGGCCGCCGCTCCGGTCGTCCACACCCCGACCGTGTACGCTGCCCATGCCCCGGCCCACTACGCTTATGCTGCCCCGGCTCACTACGCTTATGCTGCTCCGGCCAAGACCTACgtccatgctgctgctccggctcaCATCAGTTACGAGGCTGCGGCTCCGGTTTCGTACGTTGCCGCCGCTCCGCTGGCCAAGGCGGCCTACGTCAGCAGCTATCCGTCGGTCTATGGTGCTCCGGCCGTGTACGCCAATGAGTGGCACTGA
- the LOC128278008 gene encoding vitelline membrane protein Vm26Ab-like isoform X1 codes for MFRLVVLSALLAVAAAAPGATLVHSAPLAYSVAAPAVLAHKEISYQKSIVEEPTLAHVGTVLKHVPTGVTHTSSAVVHDTKVHQDVYAPAVKKTVVSTPVEKTVYQAAAPVVHTPTVYAAHAPAHYAYAAPAHYAYAAPAHYAYAAPAKTYVHAAAPAHISYEAAAPVSYVAAAPLAKAAYVSSYPSVYGAPAVYANEWH; via the exons atgttCCGTCTG GTGGTGTTGTCCGCTCTTctcgccgttgccgctgccgccccGGGAGCCACGCTGGTTCACTCGGCCCCGCTGGCCTACTCCGTTGCTGCCCCGGCCGTTCTGGCTCACAAGGAGATCTCGTACCAGAAGAGCATCGTCGAGGAGCCCACGTTGGCTCATGTTGGAACCGTTCTTAAACACGTCCCAACTGGAGTTACGCACACGAGCTCGGCCGTGGTTCACGACACGAAGGTGCATCAGGATGTGTACGCTCCGGCCGTGAAGAAGACCGTCGTGTCGACCCCGGTCGAGAAGACAGTCTACCAGGCCGCCGCTCCGGTCGTCCACACCCCGACCGTGTACGCTGCCCATGCCCCGGCCCACTACGCTTATGCTGCTCCGGCCCACTACGCTTATGCTGCCCCGGCCCACTACGCCTATGCTGCTCCGGCCAAGACCTACgtccatgctgctgctccggctcaCATCAGCTACGAGGCTGCGGCCCCGGTATCGTACGTTGCCGCCGCTCCGCTGGCCAAGGCGGCCTACGTCAGCAGCTATCCGTCGGTCTATGGTGCTCCGGCCGTGTACGCCAACGAGTGGCACTGA
- the LOC128278008 gene encoding vitelline membrane protein Vm26Ab-like isoform X2: protein MFRLVVLSALLAVAAAAPGATLVHSAPLAYSVAAPASIVEEPTLAHVGTVLKHVPTGVTHTSSAVVHDTKVHQDVYAPAVKKTVVSTPVEKTVYQAAAPVVHTPTVYAAHAPAHYAYAAPAHYAYAAPAHYAYAAPAKTYVHAAAPAHISYEAAAPVSYVAAAPLAKAAYVSSYPSVYGAPAVYANEWH, encoded by the exons atgttCCGTCTG GTGGTGTTGTCCGCTCTTctcgccgttgccgctgccgccccGGGAGCCACGCTGGTTCACTCGGCCCCGCTGGCCTACTCCGTTGCTGCCCCGGCC AGCATCGTCGAGGAGCCCACGTTGGCTCATGTTGGAACCGTTCTTAAACACGTCCCAACTGGAGTTACGCACACGAGCTCGGCCGTGGTTCACGACACGAAGGTGCATCAGGATGTGTACGCTCCGGCCGTGAAGAAGACCGTCGTGTCGACCCCGGTCGAGAAGACAGTCTACCAGGCCGCCGCTCCGGTCGTCCACACCCCGACCGTGTACGCTGCCCATGCCCCGGCCCACTACGCTTATGCTGCTCCGGCCCACTACGCTTATGCTGCCCCGGCCCACTACGCCTATGCTGCTCCGGCCAAGACCTACgtccatgctgctgctccggctcaCATCAGCTACGAGGCTGCGGCCCCGGTATCGTACGTTGCCGCCGCTCCGCTGGCCAAGGCGGCCTACGTCAGCAGCTATCCGTCGGTCTATGGTGCTCCGGCCGTGTACGCCAACGAGTGGCACTGA
- the LOC128278155 gene encoding uncharacterized protein LOC128278155 produces the protein MQIVFTINRTVHKVNSSAVPIDTSLGTYLRYHAQLKGTKFMCREGGCGACIVNISGQHPITKSITSRAVNSCLFPLFSCNGLDILTVEGIGNKLKGYHAVQSRLAHFNGTQCGFCSPGMVMNMYSLLEANGGHVTMQEVENSFGGNLCRCTGYRSILDAFKSLAIDADASLLEVCADIEDVPKICPKSQTGRSCQGACPWAARSEEANDIHLTFAGGREWYKVENVQKIFQIFDKIGSKSYMLVGGNTATGVYRRSPKLDVFIDISSVADLRVNFFNDALIIGANVTLTEFMVMLDEASDHDGYEYCREIIKHLDLVANVPVRNVGTVAGNLSIKHQHAAFPSDVYLLLEGVGACLTIATSAVTSEIVTVADYLSLNMHKKIILNVLLYPIDPAHTLLRTYKIMPRAQNAHAYVNATFLLNIQHTIVKYATICYGGINPTFTHAKVLELFLAGKNIFDETVFQQALAVLEDSLEPDWALPDASPEFRKQLAVSLFYRAIMDIAQERNIPVNPFYSSGSEKVERALSSGQQSFDTVQANWPMTQCIPKVEGLAQTAGEADYIDDLPNQPRQLFGALVLATSPRCNILAIDPTEALNRPGVEAFYSAKDIPGSNNFMPPELGNERIEQIFCSERVLYHGQPVGIILAETFDEAYQAAKLVKIDYSPPDGQPILPTVQEVLKAGVTERIHRSDEVQIGERYETGKGAVSMRGSFDLPSQFHLSMESQQCVCIPIEDGLDVYSSTQWVDICQIAIARALLVPENSLNFRIRRLGGAFGSKISRASQVACACAIAAHYSQRPVRLIMSLEDNMAAIGKRSACASNYEIEVDERGKVKRLLNEFYQESGCSLNEPVEKVTFLFYRNCYDTGSWKVVGHSVLTESASTTYCRGPGTNEGISMAENFMEHIAFRLRLDPLAVRTENLPDDSMIRQLMPEFAKDVEYERRRTEIDQFNASNRWLKRGISIVPMRYPQYFVGTLHALVSIYHADGTVAITTGGIDMGQGVNTKATQVAASTLGIPVNMIKMKAMANITSPNAIVSGGSMTSDAACYAVKKACEMLNQRIDPVRLQHPDAGWERITQLCHQQHVDLCALYQYNVTEMQHYVVWGLTCSEIEVNILTGNVQINRVDVLEDVGESINPGIDIGQIEGAFVMGIGLYFTEKLVYSNDSSGQLLTNRSWNYKPPGAKDIPVDFRVKFLQRTHNENFVLRSKTTGEPALNMTVSLLFALRMALNSARRQAGLPDEWYSIDVPATPEQICLLSGNTINQFKLS, from the exons ATGCAGATTGTGTTCACTATCAACCGGACTGTGCATAAAG TCAATAGTAGTGCCGTCCCGATTGACACTTCCCTCGGCACGTACCTGCGCTACCATGCACAGCTCAAGGGCACCAAATTCATGTGCCGTGAGGGCGGATGTGGCGCGTGTATCGTCAATATCAGCGGCCAACACCCCATCACGAAGAGCATCACTTCGCGGGCAGTTAATTCG TGTCTCTTCCCGCTGTTTTCCTGCAACGGGCTGGACATACTGACGGTCGAGGGAATCGGCAATAAGCTGAAAGGCTACCACGCCGTCCAGTCGCGGTTGGCGCACTTCAACGGCACGCAGTGCGGGTTCTGTTCGCCCGGCATGGTCATGAATATGTACAGTCTCTTGGaggcaaacggtggccacgtgACGATGCAAGAGGTGGAGAACTCCTTCGGTGGTAACCTGTGCCGCTGCACCGGTTACCGATCGATCCTCGATGCGTTCAAGTCGCTGGCGATCGATGCTGACGCAAGTCTACTAGAGGTGTGTGCGGATATTGAAGATGTTCCGAAAATTTGCCCCAAAAGCCAAACCGGTCGTAGCTGCCAAGGTGCGTGTCCCTGGGCGGCCcgaagcgaagaagcgaacgaTATTCACCTCAcgtttgccggtggccgagagTGGTACAAGGTGGAGAATGTTCAAAAGATTTTTCAGATTTTCGACAAAATTGGCTCCAAGTCGTACATGCTGGTCGGCGGAAATACTGCTACCG GTGTCTATCGGCGATCGCCCAAACTGGACGTGTTTATCGACATCAGTTCCGTTGCCGATCTGCGAGTTAACTTCTTCAATGACGCACTAATAATCGGAGCCAACGTAACGCTAACGGAGTTCATGGTGATGCTGGACGAGGCAAGTGACCACGACGGCTACGAGTACTGTCGCGAGATTATCAAACATCTGGACCTGGTCGCCAACGTGCCGGTGCGAAACGTTGGAACGGTGGCCGGGAACTTGAGCATCAAACATCAGCACGCCGCCTTTCCGTCCGATGTGTATCTGTTGCTAGAAGGAGTTGGTGCTTGCTTGACGATTG CCACTTCCGCCGTCACCAGCGAGATCGTCACAGTAGCAGACTATCTGTCGTTGAATATGCATAAAAAGATCATTCTGAACGTGCTGCTCTATCCAATCGATCCCGCTCATACCTTGCTCCGGACGTACAAAATTATGCCCCGAGCGCAGAACGCACACGCCTACGTCAACGCAACCTTCCTGCTCAACATCCAGCATACGATCGTAAAGTACGCAACGATCTGTTACGGTGGCATCAATCCGACCTTCACACACGCCAAGGTCCTGGAACTGTTCCTCGCTGGTAAAAACATTTTCGATGAGACTGTGTTTCAGCAAGCCTTAGCCGTGCTGGAGGACTCACTGGAACCCGACTGGGCACTGCCGGATGCGTCGCCCGAGTTCCGGAAACAGCTCGCCGTGTCCCTGTTTTATCGTGCCATAATGGACATCGCGCAGGAGCGAAACATACCCGTTAATCCGTTCTACTCTTCCGGTTCAGAAAAGGTGGAACGTGCGCTGTCTTCTGGCCAGCAAAGCTTCGACACGGTGCAAGCAAACTGGCCAATGACACAGTGCATCCCCAAGGTGGAAGGATTGGCTCAAACCGCAGGAGAAGCGGATTACATAGACGATCTACCGAACCAACCGCGTCAACTGTTTGGTGCGCTCGTCCTCGCGACGAGCCCACGCTGCAACATCCTTGCCATCGATCCTACCGAAGCACTGAACCGACCCGGTGTGGAAGCGTTCTACTCGGCAAAGGATATACCCGGCTCGAACAATTTCATGCCGCCCGAGCTGGGCAATGAGAGGATCGAGCAGATCTTCTGCAGTGAACGAGTACTGTACCATGGTCAGCCGGTGGGGATCATTCTTGCCGAAACATTCGATGAAGCGTACCAAGCGGCGAAGCTGGTCAAGATCGACTACAGTCCGCCCGATGGTCAACCCATCCTACCGACCGTACAGGAAGTGCTGAAAGCGGGCGTTACCGAGCGCATCCACCGGAGCGATGAAGTGCAGATCGGAGAACGATATGAAACGGGCAAAGGCGCGGTTAGTATGCGCGGGAGTTTCGACCTTCCAAGTCAGTTCCATCTCTCAATGGAGTCGCAACAGTGCGTGTGTATTCCGATCGAAGACGGCCTGGATGTCTACAGCTCAACTCAGTGGGTCGACATTTGTCAGATAGCGATCGCGAGAGCCCTGCTCGTGCCGGAGAACAGTCTCAACTTCCGCATCCGCCGGCTGGGTGGGGCTTTTGGGTCGAAAATATCGCGCGCATCGCAggtggcgtgtgcgtgtgccatCGCGGCCCACTACAGCCAGCGTCCCGTTCGACTGATCATGTCCCTGGAGGACAATATGGCGGCCATCGGAAAACGGTCGGCGTGCGCCAGTAACTACGAGATCGAGGTCGACGAACGGGGTAAGGTGAAGCGGCTGCTAAACGAGTTCTACCAGGAGTCAGGCTGTAGCCTCAACGAACCGGTGGAGAAGGTTACGTTTCTGTTCTACCGCAATTGCTACGATACCGGCAGCTGGAAGGTGGTGGGTCACAGTGTGTTGACGGAATCGGCAAGCACCACGTACTGTCGGGGTCCCGGCACAAACGAGGGTATCAGTATGGCGGAGAACTTTATGGAACACATTgcgttccggctccggctggaTCCGCTAGCGGTGCGAACGGAAAACCTCCCGGACGACAGTATGATTCGTCAGTTGATGCCCGAGTTTGCGAAGGACGTGGAATATGAACGACGCCGGACGGAAATCGATCAATTCAACGCATCCAATCGATGGCTCAAACGTGGCATTTCGATCGTGCCAATGCGATATCCACAGTACTTTGTCGGTACCCTGCACGCGCTGGTGTCGATCTACCACGCCGATGGAACTGTGGCCATAACCACCGGCGGCATTGATATGGGGCAGGGAGTGAACACTAAGGCTACGCAGGTGGCGGCCAGCACGCTGGGCATTCCGGTGAACATGATCAAGATGAAGGCGATGGCTAACATTACCTCACCTAACGCGATCGTGTCCGGAGGAAGCATGACCAGTGACGCCGCCTGTTACGCTGTAAAGAAAGCCTGCGAAATGCTCAACCAACGCATCGATCCCGTCCGGCTGCAGCATCCCGACGCAGGCTGGGAAAGGATCACCCAGCtctgccaccagcagcacgtcGATCTGTGTGCCCTTTACCAGTACAACGTGACCGAAATGCAACACTACGTCGTCTGGGGACTAACGTGCTCCGAAATCGAGGTAAACATCCTGACCGGCAACGTGCAGATTAATCGTGTCGATGTGCTGGAAGACGTAGGCGAAAGCATCAACCCTGGCATCGATATCGGCCAGATCGAGGGTGCGTTTGTGATGGGCATCGGGCTCTACTTTACCGAAAAGCTTGTGTACAGCAACGACTCCTCCGGTCAACTGCTAACGAACCGCTCCTGGAACTATAAGCCGCCCGGTGCGAAAGATATTCCCGTCGACTTTCGGGTAAAGTTCCTGCAGCGAACGCACAACGAAAACTTTGTCCTGCGCTCCAAAAcgaccggcgaaccggcgctCAACATGACTGTTTCGCTCCTGTTTGCCCTACGTATGGCGCTAAATTCGGCACGCCGTCAAGCTGGACTTCCGGACGAGTGGTACTCTATTG ATGTACCGGCTACGCCAGAGCAAATTTGTCTTCTCTCAGGAAACACGATCAACCAATTTAAGCTGTCGTAG
- the LOC128278154 gene encoding xanthine dehydrogenase/oxidase-like, whose translation MEVIFSINGKPYQITGKNVPVETSLNSFIRNHAHLTGTKFMCLEGGCGACVVNLSGVHPATSDAFSYAVNSCLFPVLACHGMEVTTVEGIGSKQSGYHATQKLLAHFNGTQCGYCSPGMVMNMYSLLEAKQGKITMEEIENSFGGNICRCTGYRPILDAFKSLAVDADPKLKAKCPDIEDLTKICPKTGSACAGKCSVAGKADPRKGLHLSFEDNREWHKVYSVSEIFAIFKTIGDRPYTLVGGNTAHGVYRRSEALEVFIDVNAVKELRVHLVGPSLTIGAGTSLTDLMELMSSSAKNNPHFSYLEHLVNHIDLIANVPVRNTGTVAGNLSIKNQHNEFPSDLYLILEAADAKLTILESEGKTITVKPSEYATMNMAKKVLLNIVLPPLDPKVYVYRSFKIMPRAQNAHAYVNGAFLIKTEGSRIVASNVCFGGITPEFTHATKTESFLMGKNLLSNVNVQGALKILSDELSPDWVLPDAAPEYRKNLALSLFYKFVLSIAPASIKREFKSGASVLERPLSSGTQKFDTIKENWPLNQDIPKIEGLLQTSGEAKYANDLPAFPNELYAAFVQGREPHAKILNIDPSEALAMPGVHAFYSAKDIPGENNFMHFKGFMGTHDEEIFANEKALYHGQPIGLVVADTFALANRAAQLVKVQYEKTTAKRYPTVKDVLQAKATERLHEMPYSTLGAEHDGAPEGAVKVKGRFEIGGQYHYTMETQTCVCIPIEDGMDVFSATQWIDFTQIAISKMLNVPENSLNLYVRRLGGGYGSKGTRATLIACAAALAAHKTQRPVRLVLTLEANMEAIGKRYGVVCDYQVDVEKDGKITKLHNEYVHDSGSCLNESMGHCAQFFQNCYDNKAWKTVAKAAVTDSASNTWCRAPGTTEGIAMIETIMEHVAHATGQDPLDVRMVNMPKELKMYELMPQFRADVEYDARRLTIEQFNRENRWRKRGLAVTPMRYPLGYFGSIHALVSIYHTDGSVVITHGGIEMGQGMNTKVAQVAAYVLGIPVGKISIKPAANMTSPNAICTGGSMTSETVAFAVKKACEILVERMKPIRDELEDASWEKVVQNSYNKNVDLCATYMYKATDLQPYIIWGLTCVELEIDVLTGNVQLRRVDILEDTGESLSPGIDVGQVEGAFIMGVGYYLTEALVYDPESGALLSNRTWTYKPPGAKDIPVDFRVRFLQNSSNPSGVLRSKATGEPAMNMTIAVLCALRNAILAARKDAGLPNEWVQIGAPCTPDQVYLMSGNSVEQYLLN comes from the exons ATGGAAGTGATTTTCTCCATCAACGGCAAGCCTTATCAAA TTACCGGCAAGAATGTCCCCGTGGAAACCTCTCTGAACTCCTTCATCCGGAACCATGCCCATCTGACTGGCACCAAGTTCATGTGCCTCGAGGGAGGCTGCGGGGCGTGCGTCGTCAATCTAAGCGGTGTCCACCCGGCTACTAGCGATGCTTTCTCCTATGCTGTCAACTCC TGTCTTTTCCCGGTACTTGCTTGTCATGGGATGGAGGTCACGACGGTGGAGGGTATCGGGAGCAAGCAAAGTGGGTACCATGCAACGCAAAAACTGTTGGCCCATTTCAATGGAACCCAGTGTGGGTACTGTTCTCCCGGTATGGTCATGAATATGTACAGTCTGCTGGAGGCTAAACAGGGAAAGATCACCATGGAGGAGATCGAGAATTCGTTTGGCGGTAACATCTGTCGCTGCACTGGTTATCGGCCGATCCTGGATGCGTTCAAGTCCTTGGCTGTGGATGCCGATCCCAAGCTGAAAGCCAAGTGTCCAGATATTGAGGACCTGACGAAGATTTGCCCCAAAACGGGATCCGCTTGTGCTGGCAAGTGTTCCGTTGCGGGCAAAGCTGATCCTCGCAAAGGGCTTCATCTGAGCTTCGAGGATAACAGAGAATGGCACAAGGTGTACAGCGTGAGCGAGATCTTTGCTATCTTCAAGACCATAGGCGATCGGCCGTATACACTCGTCGGTGGTAACACCGCCCATGGAGTGTACCGGCGAAGTGAAGCTCTGGAAGTGTTTATCGACGTTAATGCTGTTAAAGAGCTTAGGGTTCATTTGGTGGGTCCGTCACTTACCATCGGAGCGGGAACTTCTCTAACGGACCTTATGGAACTGATGAGCTCATCCGCAAAGAATAACCCTCACTTTTCGTACCTGGAGCACCTGGTTAATCACATCGATTTGATTGCAAACGTTCCTGTTAGAAATACCGGAACCGTCGCAGGAAACCTGAGTATCAAAAACCAACATAATGAGTTCCCGTCGGATTTGTACTTGATTCTGGAAGCGGCCGATGCCAAGCTGACTATCT TGGAGTCTGAAGGAAAAACCATAACCGTCAAGCCGTCGGAATATGCCACCATGAACATGGCAAAGAAAGTGTTACTCAACATAGTGCTTCCTCCACTCGACCCGAAGGTTTACGTGTATCGGTCGTTCAAAATTATGCCCCGCGCACAGAATGCGCATGCATACGTTAACGGTGCATTCTTGATCAAAACGGAGGGTTCACGGATTGTGGCCAGCAACGTTTGCTTTGGAGGAATCACTCCCGAGTTTACGCACGCCACAAAGACCGAAAGTTTCCTGATGGGCAAAAACCTTCTTAGCAACGTTAACGTACAGGGCGCGCTGAAGATCCTGTCGGACGAGCTGAGTCCCGACTGGGTACTGCCGGATGCGGCTCCTGAGTACAGAAAGAACTTGGCCCTATCCTTGTTCTACAAGTTCGTGCTGAGTATCGCCCCGGCTTCAATCAAGCGGGAATTCAAATCGGGGGCATCAGTTCTCGAACGGCCACTGTCTTCTGGAACTCAAAAGTTCGACACCATCAAGGAAAACTGGCCCCTGAATCAAGACATTCCGAAAATTGAGGGACTACTGCAGACTTCCGGGGAGGCAAAGTACGCCAACGATTTGCCGGCATTCCCGAACGAGCTGTACGCGGCGTTTGTACAAGGACGAGAGCCGCATGCCAAGATACTAAACATTGACCCATCGGAAGCGTTG GCCATGCCCGGAGTCCATGCTTTCTACTCGGCCAAGGATATCCCCGGCGAAAACAACTTCATGCACTTCAAAGGGTTCATGGGCACTCACGACGAAGAAATTTTCGCCAACGAGAAAGCCCTCTACCATGGACAACCGATCGGTCTGGTAGTCGCAGATACTTTTGCGTTGGCGAATCGAGCCGCCCAGCTGGTAAAGGTCCAGTACGAGAAGACAACGGCCAAGCGCTATCCAACCGTGAAGGATGTTCTGCAAGCCAAGGCAACGGAACGCCTGCACGAGATGCCCTACAGCACGCTCGGTGCGGAGCACGACGGTGCTCCCGAGGGTGCCGTCAAGGTGAAGGGACGCTTCGAGATCGGTGGCCAGTATCACTACACGATGGAGACGCAAACCTGCGTATGTATCCCGATAGAGGACGGCATGGACGTGTTCTCGGCTACGCAGTGGATCGACTTCACCCAGATCGCCATTTCGAAGATGCTAAACGTTCCGGAAAACAGTCTCAATCTGTACGTCCGTCGTCTGGGAGGTGGTTATGGTAGCAAGGGAACAAGGGCCACGCTGATTGCTTGCGCGGCGGCTCTCGCAGCACACAAGACCCAGCGCCCCGTACGCTTGGTTCTGACACTTGAAGCCAACATGGAAGCCATCGGAAAGCGCTACGGAGTCGTTTGTGACTATCAAGTAGACGTCGAGAAGGATGGCAAAATTACGAAGTTGCACAACGAGTACGTGCACGACTCGGGCTCCTGTTTGAACGAATCGATGGGTCACTGTGCCCAGTTCTTCCAGAATTGCTACGACAATAAGGCatggaaaacggtggccaaggcAGCCGTTACGGATTCGGCCAGTAACACGTGGTGtcgggcaccgggcacgacGGAAGGTATTGCGATGATCGAAACCATCATGGAGCATGTGGCTCACGCCACCGGACAAGACCCACTCGATGTGCGGATGGTGAATATGccgaaggaactgaaaatgtATGAACTGATGCCTCAGTTCCGCGCCGACGTTGAGTACGACGCCAGACGGCTGACGATCGAGCAGTTCAACCGGGAGAACCGCTGGCGGAAGCGAGGCTTGGCCGTAACGCCGATGCGTTATCCGTTGGGATACTTTGGTTCGATTCACGCCCTCGTCTCGATCTACCATACCGATGGGTCCGTCGTTATCACGCACGGTGGCATCGAAATGGGTCAAGGCATGAACACTAAGGTCGCCCAGGTCGCCGCCTATGTGCTGGGGATTCCGGTCGGAAAGATTAGCATCAAGCCGGCAGCAAATATGACGTCGCCGAACGCTATCTGTACGGGTGGCAGCATGACCAGTGAGACGGTCGCTTTC GCGGTGAAGAAGGCGTGCGAGATCCTGGTCGAGCGGATGAAACCGATTCGCGACGAATTGGAGGACGCGTCCTGGGAGAAGGTGGTCCAAAACAGTTACAACAAGAACGTTGACCTGTGCGCCACGTACATGTACAAAGCGACGGACCTGCAACCGTACATCATCTGGGGGCTGACCTGCGTGGAGCTAGAGATTGACGTGCTGACCGGAAACGTGCAGTTGCGCCGAGTCGACATTCTCGAGGATACGGGCGAAAGCTTGAGCCCCGGAATTGACGTCGGTCAGGTGGAGGGCGCCTTCATAATGGGCGTTGGTTACTACCTGACCGAGGCGCTGGTTTACGATCCGGAAAGTGGGGCCCTGCTGTCGAACCGTACCTGGACCTACAAGCCGCCGGGGGCGAAAGACATTCCGGTCGACTTCCGGGTGCGCTTCCTGCagaacagcagcaacccaTCGGGAGTGCTCCGCTCGAAGGCTACCGGGGAACCGGCGATGAACATGACCATCGCCGTTCTTTGTGCCCTACGCAATGCTATTTTGGCGGCCAGAAAGGATGCCGGTTTGCCGAATGAGTGGGTCCAGATTGGGGCACCGTGCACGCCGGATCAAGTGTATCTGATGTCCGGTAACTCCGTGGAGCAGTATTTACTAAACTGA
- the LOC128266939 gene encoding hatching enzyme 1.2-like yields MGLLMVWLSVLGTVAVSSVKDVDARIASKRRFRDYDFDFSHLGEELYGNHDQAAIGELVRSWRPHNNSVNPEELGTYAEGDIHQPLIERNALKFTSTKWSKGVVPYEFSDEFSIGDLQKLFSAMEQFHQKTCIRFVPHTKERDYVVIEGRSTGCWSAVGRMGGRQVVNLQRGGCLALEGTIVHELMHVLGFLHEHTRYDRDRFVRINFRNVRPNLLSNFGRESESQTTTLAMPYDYGSVMHYSRTAFSKNGKPTVEPKIKYSGQLGQRAGFSLKDVQKINKLYCHR; encoded by the exons ATGGGACTGCTGATGGTGTGGTTAAGCGTGCTGgggaccgtggccgtgtcctCGGTGAAGGACGTGGACGCACGGATCGCCAGCAAGCGGCGCTTCCGGGACTACGACTTCGACTTTTCGCACCTCGGCGAAGAGCTGTACGGGAACCACGACCAGGCGGCGATCGGTGAGCTGGTGCGATCCTGGCGACCGCACAACAACTCCGTCAACCCGGAGGAGCTGGGCACGTACGCCGAGGGCGACATCCATCAGCCGCTGATCGAGCGGAACGCGCTCAAGTTTACCAGCACCAAGTGGAGCAAGGGAGTTGTGCCATACGAGTTCAGTGATGAGTTTT CGATCGGCGACCTGCAGAAGCTGTTCTCGGCCATGGAGCAGTTCCACCAGAAGACCTGCATCCGGTTCGTGCCGCACACCAAGGAGCGGGACTACGTGGTGATCGAGGGCCGCAGCACCGGCTGCTGGTCCGCGGTCGGCCGGATGGGCGGCCGGCAGGTGGTGAACCTGCAGCGGGGTGGCTGTCTCGCGCTCGAGGGCACCATCGTCCACGAGCTGATGCACGTGTTGGGCTTCCTGCACGAGCACACGCGctacgatcgcgatcggttcgTGCGCATCAACTTCCGGAACGTGCGCCCGAATCTGTTGAGCAATTTTGGGCGCGAAAGTGAGTCGCAGACGACGACGCTCGCCATGCCGTACGACTATGGCAGCGTCATGCATTACTCCAGAACGGCGTTcagcaaaaacggaaagccCACGGTGGAACCAAAG ATTAAGTACAGTGGCCAGCTCGGTCAGCGCGCGGGCTTTTCGCTGAAGGATGTACAGAAGATCAATAAGCTGTACTGCCACCGGTGA